A DNA window from Mastacembelus armatus chromosome 11, fMasArm1.2, whole genome shotgun sequence contains the following coding sequences:
- the LOC113126844 gene encoding uncharacterized protein LOC113126844, with protein sequence MFQFSKYPMDILEMLSGHQAHQFKGLGLERQLSHQQQVQLQHQQQLQQQHQPSADTSGSLLSGLGLGSLQSSRSNAFADSSSLFAKMSAPPPSISHQSQSSSSSHSSRKSSKMSSSSSSSSGSSSSGYPQFLRPFHPAEAALAQEQLHSGMGRFDFGGSSSGGGAGVIGGVVTPAPPPPPLHPGLSVPQPSPGPSSSSPSPSTSASASNNPSSSTAVPLVGQSDPRSLHQQFSCMLAANQYFLSGVPTNSSLEQFLVQQGTHNHLGLGLSQGATESNSALAPPPALHSSHGHSHTAPQPQQQQQQLTPHALSHPHSHTHHPHPLHPAPQPAPLGGFDFQGIPVLSSNQIASLMQQEAGLPLPLPLHLSIPKDDVSKSGDSSSTSVSSGGSRRKKAMAGYLPQRKTDSTSHSSSSVSNCHNSSSSGHSQSSSSGLVGGGSGGVGISGIRNEPQHSSLLSSSSQQSSSTVASSSSASASSNSTSVLVANGNQQLSKSQESHSNSSSGQPEPEPLYHCGECGKTFTHLSSLRRHLRSHGLTPESQSRKSDCNSPSPERIFCCGECGKRFKKRGHLIQHSVTHSENRPFVCSICQKSFNRRESLTRHEKIHDEKPFRCPACGRCFRESTSLLNHAASGACGKPPRSSKNRPSPGGSRSSNPSSSKMGGSEDRVGISNDGAGLTNDKYATDYSRSRYPNPSSYNSGVVDYRRSQSSSLYSSDSTLPSEMTSQTLRKAPLAPTLHPHPQSQQQQQQQQQQQQQQHHHHQQQQPHLPLSSLLDDSEDEVTSSAMSAIAAAAAASCDINTESREGERRDIIGGLLGGLGFGNMGGPSSTSSLNGSTMPLTHPSQPHAKPRRPRKPREKRDPSTIIRRRRSPAPPGDGSERPYGCQICGKRFRRAETLRRHNRVHTGEKPHACDVCGKMFREPFHLTKHLTVHSGQKNYKCNLCGKMFAYAQSLVRHGKLHRKGEIDNQGRRIKGAAAAISQVGNSGNSDYFSSCSQGEKSPTSGTPSQRLYTCTVCWKSFRHYFHLTAHQQTVHGGGVGLEKSFRCEVCGKAFAYSNSLVRHKLSQHGIDRNGQRVNQAQPSGYSPLFYDSASGSNYAGSSHMQQGSSGQQHQQQQQQQQQQQQQQQQQQQQQQQQQQQQQQQQQQQQLQHPFHYRAKNFQKRHGQTRKHRKKKRRVVIHSIMRDGKLVGVPLSEDTRRKLMILRKKRGKLQAQLNRKKLLAQLRIKGGVMKVKSWCGGAVRVTGLSSMDVPIKRFPCPICPSTTYAKQGSLLVHHAVRHPPRNSGRHARLRCQVCGRRTSSLHKALKHRGQHLKQAAFQCHKCRHRFWNPRLLARHKFSCRAMAMGSGGGNWGLMKMKSPASHDQSDSDHSSGQLTVPALVQPERSTALTEYSQ encoded by the coding sequence ATGTTCCAGTTCAGCAAGTACCCCATGGACATTTTAGAGATGCTAAGTGGACACCAAGCTCATCAATTCAAAGGCCTTGGATTGGAACGACAACTGAGCCACCAACAACAAGTCCaactgcagcatcagcagcagctccagcagcagcaccagcccTCCGCTGACACCTCGGGCAGCCTCCTGTCTGGTCTTGGGCTCGGATCCCTGCAGAGCTCTCGGAGTAACGCATTTGCTGACTCCTCATCATTATTTGCCAAAATGAGTGCCCCTCCCCCATCCATCTCCCATCAGAGCCAATCGTCCTCTTCGTCTCACAGCTCCAGGAAGTCCAGTAAGATgagcagtagtagcagcagcagtagtggGAGTTCCTCGTCAGGGTACCCCCAGTTTCTGCGGCCTTTTCATCCAGCTGAGGCAGCGCTGGCCCAGGAGCAGCTCCACTCTGGAATGGGACGATTTGACTTTGGTGGGAGCAGCAGTGGAGGGGGTGCAGGGGTGATTGGGGGGGTTGTCACGCCtgcacctccacctcctccgcTTCATCCAGGTCTCTCTGTACCCCAGCCCTCTCCTGgtccctcctcttcttcaccctctccctccacctctgcttCAGCCTCCAACAATCCCTCTAGCAGCACGGCAGTGCCCTTAGTGGGTCAGTCTGATCCCCGCAGCCTCCACCAGCAGTTCAGCTGCATGCTTGCTGCCAACCAGTATTTTCTATCTGGAGTCCCCACCAACAGCAGCCTGGAGCAGTTTCTCGTCCAGCAAGGCACTCACAACCACTTGGGCTTAGGCCTTAGCCAGGGGGCCACTGAGTCAAACTCAGCCCTGGCACCTCCCCCTGCCCTGCACTCCTCCCACGGCCACAGCCACACAGCTCCACAgcctcagcagcaacagcagcagctgaccCCTCATGCCTTATCTCATCCACACAGCCACACTCACCACCCACACCCTCTCCACCCGGCCCCCCAGCCTGCCCCACTAGGTGGCTTTGATTTCCAAGGTATTCCAGTCCTTTCCTCCAACCAGATAGCATCACTAATGCAGCAAGAGGCTGGCCTTCCCCTCCCCCTTCCCCTCCACTTGTCCATTCCTAAAGATGATGTATCAAAGTCAGGAGACAGCTCATCTACATCAGTTTCAAGTGGAGGAAGCAGGAGAAAGAAAGCAATGGCAGGCTACCTGCCCCAGAGGAAAACAGACAGTACTAGCCACAGCAGCAGTAGTGTTAGTAACTGCCATAACAGCAGCTCGAGTGGGCACAGTCAGAGCTCCTCATCAGGCCTTGTGGGAGGAGGGTCTGGGGGTGTTGGGATAAGTGGCATCAGAAATGAGCCACAGcattcctctctcctctcatcgTCCTCCCAGCAGTCATCTTCCACTGTCGCCTCCTCTTCATCTGCCTCTGCTTCCTCAAACTCCACCTCTGTGCTTGTGGCCAATGGTAACCAACAGTTGTCCAAATCCCAAGAGAGCCATAGTAATAGTTCATCTGGCCAGCCCGAACCCGAACCCCTTTACCACTGTGGTGAATGCGGTAAAACTTTCACCCACCTCTCCAGCCTTCGACGGCATCTACGCAGCCACGGTTTGACACCAGAAAGCCAAAGCAGGAAGTCGGACTGTAACTCCCCCAGCCCGGAGAGAATATTCTGCTGTGGCGAGTGTGGGAAAAGGTTTAAAAAGAGGGGTCACCTCATCCAACACAGTGTCACCCACTCAGAAAACCGGCCTTTTGTCTGCAGCATCTGCCAAAAGTCCTTTAACCGCCGAGAGTCACTTACAAGACATGAGAAGATCCACGACGAGAAGCCTTTTCGCTGTCCAGCTTGTGGGCGTTGTTTCCGTGAAAGCACCTCTTTGCTGAACCATGCTGCTTCAGGTGCCTGTGGCAAACCTCCCCGAAGTTCAAAAAACAGGCCCAGCCCCGGAGGAAGTCGATCATCCAACCCAAGCAGCAGTAAAATGGGAGGCAGTGAAGACAGGGTAGGAATTTCTAATGATGGGGCAGGGCTGACTAATGACAAGTATGCAACAGATTATTCAAGAAGTCGCTACCCGAACCCATCATCCTACAATAGTGGGGTTGTCGACTACAGGCGATCACAGTCCTCATCTCTGTATTCCTCAGATAGTACACTACCCAGTGAAATGACCAGCCAAACCCTCCGTAAAGCCCCTTTAGCTCCAACACTCCATCCCCACCCTcaaagtcagcagcagcagcagcagcagcaacaacaacagcagcagcagcaccaccaccaccaacagcagcagccacaccTCCCCCTTTCCTCCCTATTGGACGACTCGGAGGATGAGGTCACCAGCAGTGCGATGTCGGccattgctgctgcagctgcagcctcttgtgatataaacacagaaagcaGGGAAGGGGAGAGAAGAGATATTATCGGTGGCCTGCTGGGGGGGTTGGGGTTTGGTAACATGGGTGGACCATCATCCACGTCGAGCCTCAATGGTTCCACCATGCCTTTAACCCACCCCAGTCAGCCCCACGCAAAGCCTAGGAGGCCGAGAAAGCCAAGAGAGAAGAGGGACCCAAGCACCATcatcaggaggaggagaagtccCGCACCTCCTGGTGATGGCTCAGAGAGACCGTATGGATGTCAGATTTGTGGTAAACGTTTCAGAAGGGCAGAGACCCTGCGACGCCACAATCGAGTCCACACAGGGGAGAAGCCTCACGCCTGCGATGTGTGTGGCAAAATGTTCCGTGAGCCTTTCCACCTTACCAAGCATCTGACGGTGCACTCGGGTCAAAAGAACTACAAATGCAATCTGTGTGGGAAGATGTTTGCCTATGCACAGAGCCTGGTCAGACATGGCAAGCTGCACAGAAAAGGGGAGATCGACAACCAGGGGAGAAGAATAaaaggtgctgctgctgctatcaGTCAAGTCGGCAACTCTGGAAACTCTGACTACTTCTCATCCTGCTCCCAAGGAGAGAAGTCTCCAACATCTGGCACTCCCTCCCAACGGCTTTATACCTGCACAGTTTGCTGGAAATCGTTCCGCCACTATTTCCACCTGACGGCACATCAACAGACTGTCCATGGTGGTGGGGTAGGGCTGGAAAAGTCCTTTCGTTGTGAAGTATGTGGTAAAGCTTTTGCCTACTCCAACAGTTTGGTGCGACACAAACTGTCGCAGCATGGCATCGATCGCAACGGCCAGCGTGTCAACCAAGCCCAACCTTCTGGATACTCTCCCCTCTTCTATGATTCAGCATCAGGTTCTAACTATGCTGGGTCGTCTCACATGCAGCAAGGGAGCTCGGGgcagcaacatcagcagcagcagcaacagcagcaacaacaacagcagcaacagcagcagcaacaacagcagcagcaacaacaacaacaacaacaacaacaacagcaacagcaacagcaactgcAGCACCCTTTTCACTACCGCGCAAAAAACTTCCAAAAGCGGCATGGGCAGACAAGAAAGCATCGAAAGAAAAAAAGACGAGTGGTAATCCACAGCATTATGAGAGATGGAAAGCTGGTGGGTGTACCTCTGAGTGAAGACACTCGCAGGAAGCTGATGATCCTGAGGAAAAAGAGGGGCAAACTGCAGGCacaactgaacagaaaaaagctCCTGGCCCAGCTAAGGATAAAGGGCGGTGTAATGAAAGTGAAGTCCTGGTGCGGAGGTGCGGTTAGAGTCACAGGCCTCAGCTCAATGGATGTCCCTATCAAGCGTTTCCCCTGCCCAATCTGCCCCAGCACCACATATGCCAAGCAGGGTTCTTTGCTGGTCCACCACGCCGTCCGGCACCCACCTAGAAACTCAGGCCGCCACGCCCGACTGCGGTGCCAGGTGTGTGGAAGACGCACCAGCTCCTTACACAAAGCCTTGAAACACAGGGGCCAGCATCTTAAACAAGCTGCATTCCAATGCCACAAATGCCGACACCGCTTCTGGAACCCTCGGCTCCTGGCCCGGCACAAGTTCTCCTGTCGTGCTATGGCCATGGGCAGTGGGGGAGGGAACTGGGGACTGATGAAGATGAAATCTCCAGCATCTCATGACCAGTCAGATAGTGACCATTCATCAGGCCAACTAACGGTTCCAGCTCTGGTCCAGCCTGAGAGATCAACTGCTCTTACTGAGTacagtcagtaa